In the Caenorhabditis elegans chromosome X genome, one interval contains:
- the F09B12.3 gene encoding Putative phospholipase B-like 2 (Confirmed by transcript evidence), whose translation MTRLIRSKKQFLIRSLHSVFYYLGSLLHSTFEMNVFIGLLLATVVASQSSEGRDESYTYKQLCIVDDKPQVLDGFDCRNQVAVARWQNAVNTTGWTFLEVETKENYCPQLQAYSAGYLEGLLSKTVLTYHLKNAQEDYCKNFTGYCSRLSDFLTENQKWIQSSLETVAPDDLYWGAVNRTYHQVSGLIDAYEGREFKPRITYELHPILYLNLNGDFYDLEKKLNKTRDPAFEQTGGKCSGLIKVAPGNADLFISQVTMSGFQNMLRVIKLYKFGYDRQFYPGYASSFSSYPGLLYSSDDFALQTSGLAVIETTISVFNTSLFENTKPVGQLPTWIRAIVSNQLARDAREWCKLYSLYNSGTYNNQWAVLDYKKFKPNQPLPKNGLFYVLEQMPGKIVYSDLTWFVEKYSYFPSYNIPFFKEITEISGFIGQAAKMGDWFKWGASPRAKIFERDHGNVHDLDSLTALMRYNDYKNDEFSKCKCNPPYSAEAGISARGDLNPANGTYEFPGQGHVNHGALDYKGTNVELMKKLQFVAQGGPTWGKVPSFKWSEFDFKDKVNHVGHPDEWKFNTLVHKWETEINA comes from the exons ATGACAAGACTGATAAGAAgtaagaaacaatttttgataagaagCTTACACTCGGTATTCTACTACCTCGGCAGTTTGCTCCACAGCACATTCGAGATGAATG tGTTTATTGGCTTACTGCTAGCCACTGTTGTAGCTTCTCAAAGCTCGGAAGGACGCGATGAGAGCTACACTTACAAGCAACTTTGCATAGTGGACGATAAGCCTCAAGTTCTTGATG GATTCGACTGCCGCAACCAAGTTGCTGTCGCCAGATGGCAAAACGCTGTGAACACAACTGG CTGGACTTTCCTGGAAGTCGAAACCAAGGAGAACTACTGCCCACAACTTCAAGCCTACTCTGCTGGATATCTTGAAGGACTACTTTCCAAGACAGTGCTCACCTACCATCTCAAGAATGCTCAGGAAGATTATTGCAAGAACTTCACTGGATATTGTTCCAGACTCTCAGACTTCCTCACTGAGAACCAAAAATGGATTCAAAGCAGTTTGGAGACCGTCGCCCCGGATGATCTCTACTGGGGAGCTGTCAACAGAACCTACCACCAAGTTTCTGGACTTATTGATGCCTATGAAGGACGCGAGTTCAAGCCAAGAATTACCTACGAGCTTCACCCGATTCTCTATTTGAACTTGAACGGAGATTTCTATGATTTGGAGAAGAAATTGAACAAGACCAGAGATCCAGCTTTTGAGCAAACCGGTGGAAAGTGCTCCGGATTGATCAAGGTCGCTCCAGGAAATGCAGATCTTTTCATCTCTCAAGTAACAATGTCAGGATTCCAAAATATGCTCAGAGTTATTAAGCTTTACAAGTTTGGATATG accgTCAGTTCTACCCAGGATACGCTTCATCCTTCTCCTCGTACCCAGGTCTTTTGTACTCATCAGACGACTTTGCACTTCAAACTTCTGGATTG GCTGTCATCGAAACCACTATCAGTGTCTTCAACACTTCTCTTTTCGAGAATACAAAGCCAGTCGGCCAACTTCCAACATGGATCCGAGCTATTGTCTCCAACCAACTTGCTCGTGACGCTAGAGAATGGTGCAAACTCTACTCTTTGTACAACTCCGGAACCTACAATAACCAATGGGCAGTTCTTGACTACAAGAAGTTCAAGCCAAATCAGCCACTTCCAAAGAATGGACTTTTCTACGTCTTGGAACAAATGCC tggaaagaTTGTTTACTCCGATCTGACCTGGTTCGTCGAGAAGTACTCGTATTTCCCGTCCTACAACATTCCATTCTTCAAGGAGAtcactgaaatttccggatttATCGGACAAGCCGCTAAGATGGGAGACTGGTTCAAATGGGGAGCATCTCCCAGAGCAAAGATCTTTGAAAGAGATCATGGCAATGTTCACGACTTGGATTCGCTCACTGCTCTCATGAGATACAACGACTATAAGAATGATGAATTCTCCAAGTGCAAGTGCAACCCACCATACTCTGCTGAAGCTGGCATTTCTGCTCGTGGAGATTTGAATCCAGCTAATGGAACATACGAGTTCCCAGGACAAGGACACGTTAACCACGGAGCTCTTGATTACAAG GGTACAAATGTTGAGTTGATGAAGAAGTTGCAATTTGTCGCACAAGGAGGGCCAACATGGGGCAAGGTTCCATCTTTCAAGTGGTCTGAGTTTGACTTT aaagacAAGGTCAACCACGTCGGACACCCAGACGAATGGAAGTTCAACACATTGGTGCACAAATGGGAAACTGAAATCAATGCTTAA
- the flr-4 gene encoding Serine/threonine-protein kinase flr-4 (Confirmed by transcript evidence) gives MPINYNRNAVELKLSSQLLQWLDQRLPLGDPMRIPSIDSYKYIQDLGKGRFGTVCKFSNGNTFETVKKVDLTIFNHWTQSETKVSNRLDTFLYEFRHLHKVTNDNNRIVNFLGIYADSNQMYIMSEYLPRGSVKDLLVKETLGEDTAIKYLMETVEALDYLHNLSPPVIHRDIKAANLLITSNDSIKLANFGLVRDLAVDGFGIAIASEITLDFRATLLYVAPEVLSSALGPGNRNAYELPADIWALGCTFIEMLLKRPPHFEYFGHIDEIPKVLLGYAKSEDGKVLPYTSEVLVPSSSNCVQKIVDLVFIKSPEHRPNTHKLRIQIKKILDDDSESEEETDISHPISNSNTDSSTAISHNHSNDRKVGRAGTCLPIESMEYAAVRKELKKRSKPKSNNIMQIFVASGYYLSRILYFLNILTRSICYLLLFLSLGITALGSFLLISYFVVRFVRYLIAINCNCDLMQPQYLIISGILIVLMFALLFSCCMVALGEYKFRMANQTLDGSKFYLPRPQKSAVLCGITVITGKEDAKDTAQNMEEEIHLTPSVRRNHDDYYYDESSGPANEEN, from the exons TCAACGATTACCTCTGGGTGATCCTATGAGAATTCCATCTATTGATTCTTATAAATATATTCAAGATTTAGGAAAAGGTAGATTTGGAACG GTTTGCAAGTTTTCCAACGGCAACACATTTGAGAcagtgaaaaaagttgatttaacAATATTCAATCATTGGACACAGAGTGAGACTAAAGTTTCGAAC AGGCTGGACACATTTTTATACGAATTTCGCCATTTGCATAAAGTGACAAATGATAATAATCGAATCGTGAACTTTTTAGGAATCTATGCAGACTC CAATCAAATGTATATAATGTCTGAATATTTACCACGTGGGTCTGTGAAGGATCTGTTAGTGAAAGAAACGCTAGGAGAAGATACTGCCATTAAGTATTTAATGGAG ACTGTCGAAGCCCTAGACTATCTTCACAATTTGAGTCCACCAGTCATTCATCGTGACATCAAAGCAGCCAACTTACTGATCACGTCGAACGATAGCATAAAATTAGCAAACTTTGGGCTCGTACGTGATCTAGCTGTTGACGGATTCGGTATAGCGATTGCCTCTGAAATCACTTTAGATTTTCGAGCGACTCTTTTATACGTGGCTCCTGAGGTTCTGAGCAGTGCGCTTGGTCCAGGAAACCGAAATGCCTATGAGCTACCGGCAGACATTTG GGCTCTGGGATGTACGTTCATTGAAATGTTATTAAAACGTCCACCACACTTTGAGTATTTCGGGCATATTgatgaaattccaaaagttctACTTGGATATGCGAAGAGTGAAGATGGGAAAGTACTGCCTTACACTTCCGAAGTCTTGgttccttcttcttcaaactgtgttcagaaaattgttgatCTGGTGTTTATTAAATCTCCGGAGCATCGACCAAACACCCACAAGCTTCGAATTCAA attaaaaagaTACTCGATGATGACTCGGAAAGCGAAGAAGAAACAGATATCAGTCATCCTATTAGT aatagCAACACAGACAGTTCAACGGCAATTTCACATAATCACTCAAATGATCGAAAAGTTGGACGAGCTGGAACTTGCCTACCCATTGAAAGTATGGAGTATGCAGCTGTGAGGAAAGAGcttaaaaaaagaagtaaacCGAAGAGCAATAAtattatgcaaatttttgtgGCAAGCGGGTACTACCTCTCAAGGATATTATACTTtttga acattctcACACGATCCATATGCTATCTCCTGCTCTTTTTATCATTGGGCATCACGGCACTTGGCTCTTTCTTGCTAATTTCTTACTTTGTTGTCCGATTTGTACGCTATCTGATTGCAATCAACTGCAACTGTGATCTTATGCAGCCTCAGTATTTGATCATTTCGGGGATTTTGATAGTGCTGATGTTTGCGCTCTTGTTCAG TTGCTGTATGGTTGCTCTTGGAGAATACAAATTTCGGATGGCAAACCAAACTTTGGATGGTTCTAA ATTCTACTTACCCCGCCCCCAAAAGTCAGCAGTCCTATGCGGCATAACTGTGATAACTGGTAAAGAAGATGCCAAAGACACTGCTCAGAACATGGAGGAAGAAATACATCTAACACCCTCTGTCAGAAGGAACCATGATGATTATTACTACGACGAGTCGTCTGGACCAGCAAATGAAGAAAACTAG
- the F09B12.7 gene encoding Movement protein (Confirmed by transcript evidence), protein MNRPSGYDVDTEKRTVGLRNLEERIFVLLLALVGVAFGGYVIYLMYNSVTISER, encoded by the exons ATGAATAGACCTTCTG GTTATGACGTGGACACTGAAAAACGAACTGTTGGTCTTCGAAATTTAGAAGAACGGATTTTTGTATTACTTTTAGCG CTTGTCGGAGTCGCATTTGGAGGTTACGTCATTTACTTGATGTACAATAGCGTCACTATCAGTGAAAGATGA